The proteins below come from a single Nitrosospira sp. Is2 genomic window:
- the ccmI gene encoding c-type cytochrome biogenesis protein CcmI, producing the protein MTSFWVVAGVFIVGALMFVLPTLWSKRNRDGGVARDATNIDVYRDQLAELDSDLRSDILTREQYEQSKRELQQRMLEDIPQGETMAATLMSGNRNVATITLTTLAVPLLAVSLYLWLGNTKALLPQPAATEHPAMSSAGSAEGGHPDFSSVLENLIARLRDQPDDIEGWLMLGRTYAMMQRFNEAKEAYEKVLALAPDNSEVLTDYADIVAMTHDGSLVGEPYELIKKALRLDARNPKALALAGTAEFEQKKYKEAAASWEKLLALVPPSEAELVQSVRASIDEAKSLASGGKGGMIARAMEQPSGGQTPPPTENKPAAAAGAGAATAASGTLSGKVTLSPAMAAKTSPTDSVYIFARAKAGPRAPLATLRLQVKDLPASFTLNDSMARSGVQLSTFPDEVVVGARISKSGSPMPQSGDLQGLSQPTRVGDKSINVVIDQQLP; encoded by the coding sequence ATGACATCATTCTGGGTAGTTGCCGGCGTATTTATCGTCGGCGCTTTAATGTTCGTCCTCCCTACATTGTGGAGCAAAAGGAATCGCGACGGCGGCGTAGCTCGCGACGCGACCAATATAGATGTCTATCGCGATCAATTGGCTGAACTAGACAGCGATTTGCGCAGTGACATCCTCACACGGGAGCAATACGAGCAAAGCAAACGGGAATTGCAGCAACGGATGCTGGAGGATATTCCTCAGGGAGAAACCATGGCAGCCACACTGATGAGCGGCAATCGAAATGTTGCCACCATAACGCTGACGACCCTGGCCGTGCCATTGCTGGCAGTTTCGCTCTATCTTTGGCTTGGCAATACCAAAGCATTGTTGCCGCAACCCGCGGCGACGGAACATCCCGCCATGTCATCAGCAGGATCAGCAGAAGGCGGCCATCCGGATTTTTCGTCGGTTCTTGAAAACCTTATCGCCAGGCTCAGGGATCAGCCTGATGATATCGAAGGCTGGCTCATGCTGGGACGCACCTATGCCATGATGCAGCGTTTCAACGAGGCAAAAGAGGCGTATGAAAAAGTGCTGGCCTTGGCCCCGGATAATTCGGAAGTCCTTACCGACTATGCCGACATTGTAGCGATGACACACGACGGCAGTCTGGTTGGCGAGCCTTACGAGCTGATCAAGAAAGCCCTGCGCCTGGATGCAAGGAACCCGAAGGCGCTTGCGCTCGCGGGCACGGCTGAATTTGAGCAGAAAAAATATAAGGAGGCTGCAGCGTCCTGGGAAAAGCTGCTCGCGCTTGTTCCGCCATCGGAAGCCGAGCTGGTGCAATCGGTCAGGGCCAGCATTGATGAGGCAAAATCACTTGCCTCAGGCGGCAAAGGCGGGATGATTGCGAGAGCCATGGAACAGCCATCCGGAGGTCAGACTCCCCCTCCGACAGAGAACAAACCGGCCGCAGCCGCCGGTGCGGGGGCGGCGACGGCTGCATCAGGCACGCTTTCCGGCAAGGTAACGTTGAGCCCTGCCATGGCGGCCAAAACCTCCCCCACCGACAGCGTGTATATTTTTGCACGCGCCAAGGCTGGGCCCAGGGCGCCGCTCGCGACGCTGCGCCTGCAGGTCAAAGACCTGCCTGCAAGTTTTACGCTGAATGACTCAATGGCAAGGTCTGGGGTCCAGCTGTCTACTTTTCCCGATGAAGTGGTAGTAGGCGCCAGAATCTCCAAATCCGGCTCTCCCATGCCTCAAAGTGGCGATCTGCAAGGGCTCAGCCAGCCGACAAGGGTCGGCGACAAGAGTATCAATGTAGTGATTGATCAGCAGCTACCTTAA
- a CDS encoding cytochrome c-type biogenesis protein CcmH has product MTKAFFGATGFAFLLAFLLALTPVWAKEAAPVAEDPEIEKRMTTLSEDLRCLVCQNETIAASRADFANDLRREIREQMQAKKSDKEIVDFLVARYGDFVLYRPPVKSTTLLLWFGPFIFLLGGAIALLVYLKQRRKQIQEPQLSDQELKHTEDLLKERKGNNA; this is encoded by the coding sequence ATGACGAAGGCTTTCTTCGGCGCAACGGGATTTGCATTTCTGCTCGCGTTCCTCCTTGCGCTGACTCCGGTCTGGGCCAAGGAGGCCGCACCCGTAGCTGAGGACCCGGAGATCGAGAAACGCATGACTACTTTGTCCGAGGATTTGCGTTGCCTCGTGTGCCAGAACGAAACGATCGCGGCTTCGCGCGCGGATTTTGCCAACGATCTTCGGCGGGAAATTCGGGAACAAATGCAGGCCAAGAAATCCGACAAGGAGATTGTTGATTTTCTCGTCGCGCGGTATGGAGATTTCGTGCTTTATCGTCCGCCGGTTAAATCCACAACCTTACTCCTATGGTTTGGACCTTTCATTTTTCTTCTGGGCGGCGCCATCGCACTGCTCGTTTATCTCAAGCAGCGCCGCAAGCAGATCCAGGAACCACAGCTATCCGACCAGGAACTCAAACACACTGAAGACCTGCTAAAGGAACGCAAGGGTAACAACGCATGA
- a CDS encoding DsbE family thiol:disulfide interchange protein, giving the protein MTRFLLPLGIFVVLVGFLLVGLNLNPRQVPSPLIGKPAPEFQLQQLHQAEQTLTSKDNLGKVWLLNVWASWCVSCREEHPLLVELAKSGIVPVYGLNYKDQRDDALKWLKQFGDPYTVSIVDPEGRTGIDYGVYGVPETYVIDKKGVIRYKQIGPVTVEALQTKILPLVKELELQG; this is encoded by the coding sequence ATGACGCGTTTCTTGCTGCCGCTGGGAATTTTTGTAGTGCTGGTAGGGTTTTTACTCGTGGGATTGAATCTCAATCCCCGGCAGGTGCCCTCGCCTCTGATCGGGAAACCTGCCCCTGAATTCCAGTTGCAGCAATTGCACCAGGCGGAGCAAACGCTGACATCCAAGGATAATCTGGGCAAAGTATGGCTGCTGAACGTGTGGGCCTCCTGGTGCGTCTCGTGCCGGGAGGAGCACCCCCTCCTGGTTGAGCTGGCAAAGTCCGGCATCGTTCCTGTTTATGGTCTCAACTATAAGGATCAGCGCGATGATGCACTGAAATGGCTCAAACAGTTTGGAGATCCTTACACTGTCAGCATCGTTGATCCGGAAGGCAGGACGGGGATAGATTATGGCGTGTACGGCGTTCCTGAAACTTACGTTATCGATAAGAAAGGTGTTATCCGGTACAAGCAAATAGGACCTGTGACAGTGGAAGCGCTGCAAACAAAAATCCTGCCGCTGGTTAAGGAATTGGAATTACAGGGATGA
- a CDS encoding heme lyase CcmF/NrfE family subunit gives MIPELGNFALILALLLALIQGTLPIIGAARGIPSWIALARPVVQGQFVFIVIAFFCLAYSFVTSDFSVINVAQNSNSKLPLEYRFAATWGSHEGSLLLWTFMLASWSVAVSVFSRHLPNDMVARVLGVMGLVSVGFLLFMLFTSNPFDRMLPGAAEGSDLNPLLQDPGMVFHPPMLYMGYVGFSVAFAFAIAALLSGQLDATWARWSRPWTTIAWMFLTIGIMMGSWWAYYELGWGGWWFWDPVENASFMPWLVGTALIHSLAVTEKRGGFKSWTVLLAICAFSLSLLGTFLVRSGVLTSVHAFATDPKRGIFILAFLVIITGGSLLLFALRAPKIGLGGKFEVVSRESMLLANNLLLMVAAGSILLGTLYPLIMDSLELGKLSVGAPYFQAVFVPLMTPAIFLIGLGPLARWKQANLPELAVRLRWAFGVSVITALVAPFFMGEWKPFVSFGLLMAFWVIASVVASLIHRLRSSGKEGLFAKLAAQSRSYYGMHAAHLGIAVFIIGVALVGGYETEKDVRMDIGDTVEVGGYTFRFNGVKKGPGPNYVADIGNVDVLRNGEKMRVLEPEKRVYNASGMAMTEAAIDTGIFRDLYVALGEPLENGAWIVRVYHKPFVDWIWFGCMLMALGGGLAITDRRYRLSARKERELADDEKVSAKPGKVGNKAPAAPLIARSKKA, from the coding sequence ATGATTCCAGAACTTGGTAATTTTGCTTTGATCCTCGCCTTGCTGCTGGCGCTTATACAAGGTACCCTGCCCATCATCGGCGCAGCCCGTGGCATCCCCTCATGGATTGCCCTGGCCCGGCCGGTCGTGCAGGGACAGTTTGTGTTTATCGTCATCGCGTTCTTCTGTCTTGCCTACTCGTTTGTTACCAGTGATTTCTCGGTAATCAATGTAGCGCAAAACTCGAATTCCAAACTGCCCCTGGAGTATCGCTTTGCCGCCACTTGGGGATCGCATGAAGGCTCACTGCTGCTGTGGACTTTCATGCTGGCGTCCTGGTCGGTCGCGGTAAGCGTTTTCAGCCGCCATCTTCCGAATGATATGGTGGCCCGAGTCCTGGGCGTCATGGGACTGGTGAGCGTCGGTTTTCTGTTATTCATGCTGTTCACTTCCAACCCCTTCGACCGCATGCTGCCCGGAGCGGCGGAGGGAAGCGACCTCAATCCCTTGCTGCAAGATCCGGGAATGGTTTTTCACCCACCCATGCTGTATATGGGTTATGTGGGCTTTTCGGTCGCATTTGCCTTTGCCATTGCTGCGCTGCTCAGCGGCCAGTTGGACGCAACCTGGGCACGGTGGTCGCGCCCGTGGACTACGATCGCCTGGATGTTCCTCACGATCGGCATCATGATGGGAAGCTGGTGGGCTTATTATGAACTCGGGTGGGGCGGCTGGTGGTTTTGGGATCCGGTTGAAAACGCGTCTTTCATGCCCTGGCTGGTAGGCACCGCCCTGATACACTCGCTTGCAGTAACGGAAAAACGCGGTGGTTTCAAGAGCTGGACCGTGCTGCTGGCGATCTGCGCATTTTCCCTGAGCCTGCTTGGCACCTTCCTGGTGCGCTCCGGCGTGCTGACCTCGGTACACGCATTTGCGACCGATCCCAAGCGCGGCATTTTCATCCTGGCTTTCCTGGTCATCATTACCGGCGGCTCCCTCCTGCTGTTTGCCTTGCGCGCGCCGAAAATCGGATTGGGCGGCAAATTTGAGGTGGTCTCGAGAGAGTCGATGCTGCTTGCCAACAATCTTTTATTGATGGTCGCTGCCGGAAGCATTCTGTTGGGCACGCTTTATCCGTTAATTATGGATTCGCTTGAACTGGGCAAGCTATCGGTGGGCGCGCCCTACTTCCAGGCCGTATTCGTACCCTTGATGACACCGGCAATCTTCCTGATAGGACTTGGCCCGCTCGCGCGCTGGAAACAGGCAAATCTGCCTGAACTGGCGGTACGTTTGCGCTGGGCTTTCGGCGTCAGCGTCATCACCGCCCTGGTGGCCCCGTTCTTCATGGGTGAATGGAAACCGTTCGTAAGCTTCGGCTTGCTGATGGCGTTCTGGGTTATTGCCAGTGTGGTCGCGAGCCTGATTCATCGTCTTCGCAGCAGTGGCAAGGAAGGGCTGTTCGCGAAACTTGCCGCGCAATCGCGTAGCTATTACGGCATGCATGCGGCCCATCTCGGCATTGCCGTGTTCATTATCGGCGTCGCACTGGTCGGCGGTTATGAGACGGAAAAAGACGTGCGTATGGACATTGGCGATACGGTCGAAGTGGGCGGCTACACATTCCGTTTCAACGGCGTGAAGAAGGGGCCTGGACCGAACTACGTGGCGGATATCGGTAACGTGGACGTGTTGCGTAACGGTGAAAAAATGCGGGTGCTCGAACCCGAGAAACGCGTTTATAACGCCTCCGGAATGGCAATGACCGAAGCGGCAATCGATACCGGTATTTTTCGCGATCTCTACGTCGCCCTGGGCGAGCCGCTGGAGAATGGGGCATGGATCGTGCGTGTTTACCATAAGCCTTTCGTGGACTGGATATGGTTCGGGTGTATGTTAATGGCATTGGGCGGAGGTCTTGCCATTACTGATCGTCGTTATCGTCTTTCGGCACGCAAAGAACGCGAGTTGGCCGATGACGAGAAAGTTTCAGCCAAACCCGGCAAGGTCGGCAACAAAGCCCCAGCGGCGCCCCTCATCGCAAGGAGCAAAAAGGCATGA
- the ccmE gene encoding cytochrome c maturation protein CcmE encodes MKPRHKKLAIIASSVTALGVASILVLNAFQSNLVFFFSPTQVANKEAPLGKSFRIGGLVEEGSVKRQTDGVTVNFVVTDTAKVIPVVYTGILPDLFKEGKGVVAQGKLSNDGIFRADEVLAKHDENYMPPEAADALNQADKARQTVLVQ; translated from the coding sequence ATGAAACCGCGTCATAAAAAATTGGCCATTATCGCTTCGAGCGTGACCGCATTAGGCGTCGCTTCCATACTCGTATTGAACGCATTCCAGAGCAACCTGGTATTTTTCTTCAGCCCCACCCAGGTAGCCAATAAGGAAGCGCCCCTGGGCAAGAGCTTCCGGATCGGCGGCCTGGTGGAAGAAGGCAGCGTCAAGCGCCAGACCGATGGCGTCACGGTAAATTTCGTCGTGACCGATACCGCAAAGGTCATCCCGGTTGTATATACGGGGATTCTTCCTGACCTGTTCAAGGAAGGCAAAGGAGTCGTGGCGCAGGGCAAGCTGTCGAATGATGGCATCTTCCGCGCCGACGAGGTGCTTGCCAAGCACGACGAGAATTACATGCCCCCGGAAGCGGCGGACGCCCTGAATCAAGCAGATAAGGCGCGCCAAACCGTACTGGTGCAATAG